The Streptomyces cathayae DNA segment GCCGTGGAGAAGTTCGACTACACCAGGGGCTTCAAGTTCTCCACGTACGCGACCTGGTGGATCAGGCAGGCGCTCACCCGCGCCCTGGCCGACCAGGGTCGCACCATCCGCATACCGGTGCACGCCGTGGAGGTCATCAACCGTGTGGCGCGGATCCGCCGCGAGCTGATCCACAGCACCGGGGACGAGCCCACTCCGGAGGAGCTGGCCGAGAAGGCGGGCATCCCGGTGGAGCGGCTGATTGAACTCAACGCCTACAACAAGGAGCCCGTCTCGTTGGACATCACGCTGTCCGACGAGGGCAGCACCGAGTTCGGCGACCTCATCATGGACAGCGATTCGCCCTCCCCCGGGGACGTGGTCGCCTTCGGCCTTCTCCAGCAGGCCATCCAGACCCTCCTGGCGGAGATGACCCCGCGCGAGGCCGGCATCATCTCCCTGCGCTACGGGCTCCTGGGCGGCAGCCCCCGGACCCTGGAGGAGATCGGCAGGATCTACGGCGTGACACGTGAACGCATACGCCAGATCGAGGCCAAGACGATGAGCAAGCTGCGCCACCCGTCACGCTCGCACGCGCTGCGGGACTATCTCATTGAGGGCTGAGGGCTGAGGGCTGGCGGGTGCCGGTGGGAGCGGCTCAGGGCAGGTGGTGGGCGAGGGCCGTGGCCAGGGCCTTCCGTACCTCCTCCGGAGGGTGGGGGCCCGCGTTCCCGCGACCGGCGCGCCCCGCGGCCGGCCCGCCCTGCCCCACGCCCCCAGCGGCCACGTCTACGACCCGAGGACGACCGTCCGCCCTTGCCCGCACCCGGCGGTGGACGGTCCGTCCGCCCGCCCTCGGCACCCGTCCGTACCGTCCGACCAGCGCGGACGCCGACCGTCCGGGGGCGGACGGACAGGCGGACGAGGAGGCGGACGGCACCCGGACGGGCGACCGCCGCGCCGAGGGCGGGCGGGCTGCGGAGCATCCTGCGTTTCGGGCTGCTTCTCCTCAGGGCGTGCAGATCTTTGACACGCTTTTTTGATCTTGCTTCAGGTGGGCTTGGAGGCGAGGAACCTCGTCCCCCTCGTATCAGCCTTGACGGCCAGCTCTACAAACGTCGCAAGCGGCAGACCCCCCCTCACATCGCTGCCTGCGCACTCCGGAACGAACGCTGCGCCTGACCCAGAACCGTCTCGTGACAGTGATCAAGCCGCGCATGCATGGAGGTCGCCCGTAACGTCTCCCGCATGGTGGCCGTCCGTGACTCCGAGGTGCCCGACGGCCCGATACTCCGCCTCACCCCGGAAGCCTGGACAGGGTTCGCGGCGTCGTTGAAGTGACGCGAGGTGCTGAGGCAGGTCGCTTTGTGCAACCGGCCCCAGCCGAGCAGCGGTGACAGGACGATCGCGGACTCTCCGCTCCACCCGGTGGTTGAGCTGATCAACGTGCGGCGGTCGTCGCACGCCCCTTTCCTGCGGGACGGCTGCCCGTCGGATCGGTGTCAGTGTCCGCCACGGTGTGTGCGCAGGCCGCCCAGCAGGCTTGTGCGGCTGACCTTCAGTACGAGGGTGTCGGTGTCGTCCTGGGGTACGGCCTGGAAGCGGCGCAGGCTCCTGCGCCAGCGGACGGCGGACATCTGCGGTGACCGTGGCACGGACAGGGTGCGGGGTCCGTCGGCGAGCGCGAGGACCAGGTGGGCGGACCAGAGCCCGGTGGTCAGCGTGCTGACCGGTACCTCGGCACGGAAGCGGCCGTCGGATGCATGAAGGTCGAAGTCGCGGACGTCACCGGTCTGGCTGCGCATCCGCAGCAGGGCGAGCCCGTCAGGGAGTGCGGCCACGTCCAGCTTCCCCAGGACGTGGAGCGTGCTGTCCTTCTCCGCCCAGCGGATTTCGCCGGCGCCGACCCGCTTGTCGAGGGTGTGGGCGGTTTCGCCGATGTCGATGGTCAGGTTGCCGTACGGCTTGGTGAAGTAGGGGGTGAAGACGGTGGGGCCCTGCTCGGCGAGTACGGCGATGCGAGGGCGTGTCGTGGTGTCGATGGTGTCGGCTCGGCGGCTGCCCAGGCGTATTCGCCGTTCCATGTCGCCGGCGTGGATCACCAGGTGGATGTCCCAGAGGCCGGGTGTCAGCGGGCTGCCTCCGGCCGCGGTGGCCAGGTCGATGTCGGCGGTGAAGCCGGCCTGGTCATCGTCCGGGACCTGGGGGCTCGCGGTCCGGGCAGTGGGCAGACGGTACTCCTGCGAAGAGGCGCGTTCGCGCAGCAGCACTTCGGTGGTGGTCCGCGTGCTGTCCAGCCGCTGGACGTACGCGTGACCGGTCAGCCGCAGCAGGGTTCCCTCGACCTGGGCGTCGGCGAGGTGGTGAACGTTCTTCAGCTGGCGGCTGACGTCGTAGCAACTGTCCGGCACAGCCGTGTCGAGGTCGCGGAAGTAGGGGTACTCGGCGTACGCCGTACCTTCGTCCAGCACGATCTCGTACCGGCCGCCGGCATCGGCCTGGAAACGCAGCAGTTCCAGGGCCTCCTCGAACATTTCCCGCGCGATCAGGTAGTAGCGCAGCCGGAGGATGGCGGGCAGCTTGTCGATGATGCCCTGGGTGCACCATGCGTCGATGATCTCCTTGGCAGTTGCCAGGTGCTTGAGCTGCTCGTCATGTTCGAGCTCCAGCAGCCGGGGGCCGGACCACGACTTCAGGTCGATGTCGAACTGGCGAAGCAGCAGGTGGTCACGGCGAGGCCCGGCTTCGACGTGTTCGGCGACCAGGGCGCAGATGTCCTTGAGGAAGGCCAGCCGTCCGCCCATGTCCCGGTCGGATGTGGTGATGTTGCCGCCGTCTTCGCGCCGCACCAGGTAGTAGCAGTCGTAGTCGGACACCACGGAGATCACCTCGGCGGCCAGGTAGGCCCGCGAGACGAACATCTGGTCCTCGCCGATGCGGTAGTGGGTGGGGAACCGGAGCCCCAGATCCAGCACGTGCTTGCGACGGAAGAGCTTGTGGGCGGACATCGTCCACCACACCCGCGACTCGAAGAGGTCGGCCCGGGGAAGGTTTCCGGTGAACACCCGCTTGGGAGAGGCTCGGTTGACCCCCACCACCCGGCCCAGGACCACGTCCGACCCTTGTTCGTCGGCGACGGCGAGCATGCGCTCCAGCGCCTCGGTGCCCAGGTAGTCGTCGGCGTCCACGAAGATCACATAGCGGCCTCTGGCCAGTTCGAGGCCGGTGTTGCGGGGAGCGGAGGGGCCTCCGGAGTTCTCCTGGTGCACCACTCGCACCGCGTCGGGGTGTTCCTGAGCGAACCGGTCCAGTTCCTTGCCGGTCCCGTCCGTCGAGCCGTCGTCGACCGCGACGACTTCCAGCCGGTCGAGCCCCAGCGACTGGCTGACGACGGACTCCAGGCATCGTGTCAGATACGGCATCGCGTTGTATGCGCCGATGACAACAGTGACGTCGGGCTCAGGCATCGGGATCGTCCTTGGCAAGTGGATGGCAGGGCGGCAGGCCGGATCCGAACTCCGCCTGGTGTGGGGAGAATAGCGGCATCGGCGTGCGACCCATGGTCGACCCTCGGACATCCGTTCGGTTGCGGTGCGCGGTTGGCTCGGTGCGCTCTCCCGCGCTCGCGGTTGCGGGCTTGATCCTGCTCTCAGGACGGGTTCACAAAAGCGCCGTGGCGGTGCGTCTCCCTCTACCTGGGCACGACCGTGGTCGTGCCCTTCTTGATCGCCCCTGCAGCGATCGCCGTGAGGCCGTCGTGGCGTGCCGCTCCTCCACAGCAGTATGGCCATGACGTCGGGGAGAACGAGGGATCACTGGACCGTTCCGGCTGCGGACGGCCGGTGGCGGGCACGTGGGGGAGCGCAGAGATCGGCGCGGTCATACGGATGAGCGTGCAAAGCCTCTGCGAGCCAGCTCTTCCATTTCCTCACCACGCCGCGCGTGGCCCTGGATGTGGCCTTGGTCATGTTCGCGTGAGCGTGCCAGGTCGAAGGAGGAGATCGGGCAACCTGACGCTGCGTACGAAGGACCTCCACACGAGCGCGCTGTCGACGATCCTGCCGGACCTCGACGAGGACGGCGAGCCGCGGCCGGACGTGCCGGTGGGCGCGCCCTCCTGATCCGTCACCGCGGCCGGGGTTCCGGCTCAGGGCAGGTGGTGGGCGAGGGCCGTGGCCAGGGCTTTCCGTACCTTCTCCGGAGGGTGGGGGCCCGTGCGGGCGGCGCCGGTGGTGACGGCCGCGGCGACCGTGCGGAGCCCGGTGCCGGACAGCCGGGCCGCCTCGCGCAGGACGTGCCAGGCGGCTTCCGAGCTGCACCCGTGGGCGGCCATGAGGATCCCGCGGGCCCGGTCGATCACCGGCCGGGCGGCGATGGCCTGCCGGAGCCGCTCGACCTCCTCCTCCGTCATGGGCGCCCGCTCGGGAGCGCCGCCGCGGAGCGGGGGCCGCAGCGGGTCGGTGGTGTCCAGGCCGGCGAGTTCCAGGAGGCGGCGCGGCTGACCGTTCCAGCGGGTGGCCGTGACCGGCACCGACCACCGGCGGCCGTGGTCGCGCAGCACGTCCAGGAACCGCAGACCCGCCGTGTCCATGAAGCGCACCCCACTCATGTCCAGGTCGACCCGGGCCGTGCGGGCGGGCAGCCGGGCCAGCCTCTCGGCGAGGGTGTCCGCACAGCCCCGGACGAGCTCGCCGCGGGGGGTGAGCAGGGCCCGGTCGGCGTCCATGCGCCCACCGATGACCAGGGCCTCGTGCCGTCCTGAGGAAGAGGAAGGGGATGGTGCCGCGGAGGTCATGTCACCGCCTCGTCGGTCCGTACGTGGCCGGGCGTCGGGTTCGGTCGCCGTGGACCGGGCGGCGGCGGGCAGTGCGGGGTCCGGGCTGCGCTCGCGGATGCGCCTGCCCGGTGTGCGGCGTCCTACACCCCCCGCTTCTCGAACCGGCGTGATTCCGGCGGCACGGGGCGCGGAGTGGTGGGCTGGTGGGGTGCTGTGTGTGGGGAGGGGGGGCGGCGGGCCGGGGGCGGTTCAGGTGGCCAGGGGGTTCAGGGTCAGGGGGGCGATCTTGCCCTCGAGCATGGCGCCCAGGCCCTGGACGGCGCACACGTCCGGCCGCTCGGCGATGTGCACGGGCATGCCCGTCGCCTGCCGCAGCATCTGGTCCAGGCCCGGCAGCAGGGCGCTCCCGCCGACCATCATGATCCCGCGGTCGGCGAGGTCGGCGACCAGGTCGGGCGGGCAGCCCCGCAGCACCTTGCCGATCCCGTCCAGCACCGCGGTCAGCGGGGTCTGGATGGCGTGCCGCACGGCGGCCGTGTCGACCTTGACCGAGCGGGCCAGGCCGGTGGCGACGTCCCGGCCGTGGATCTCCGTGGACTCCGGCCCGTGCGGGGTGAGCCCGTTGCCCGACAGGGCCAGCTGCAACGGCCGTACGGACTGGCTCGGCAGCATCAGTTCGTGCTGGTGGCGCAGGTGCTGGACGATGGCGTTGTCCACGGCGTCACCACCGACCGGCATGCGCTCGGCCGTCACGATCGACCCGAGGGAGAGCACGGCCACCTGCGTGGTCGCCGCCCCGCACACCAGGATCATGGTCGCCTCGGGATGTTCCACCGGCAGCCCGCAGCCGACGGCGGCGGCGATGAGCGTGTCGACCAGCTCCACCCGGCGCGCGCCCAGCCCCACCAGGGTCTCGATCGTGGCGCGCCGGGCGAGCGGATCGGCGTCGTGCGGGGTGCAGGCGGCGGCGCGCAGGCCCGGTCGGCGGCGCAGCGTGCGGCGGATCCGGTCGCCCAGCAGATGCCGCAGCATCCGCTGCGCCATCTCGATGTCGACGACGGTGCCGCCGGAGACGGGCCGTACGACGCGGATGTAGTTCGGCGTCCGTCCAGTCATCCGCTCCGCGAGTTCCCCGACCGCGATCAGTGCACCGCTGCGGGTGTTCACGGCGGCGGCGGACGGCTGGTCGACGACGAGACCGGCACCCTTGACGTAGACCCGGGTACGGGCCGCTCCCAGGTCGACGGCGAAGTGGCAGCGGCGCAACTGCTCCAGACTGGCGGTCACGGCAGATCCTCCCGAGTGCGCGGTCCTGCGGGGCCGCCGGGTGGCGGACCTCATGACCATCCTGCGCGGATTCGGGGGCGTCCGCTCGTTACGGCTCGTTATGGAGGGCCGGTCGGGGGGCCGCCGAACGGGGGATCTCGGGTGTGGTGGGGGTCGCCGGTCAGCCGTCGTGCAGCGCCCGCTTCATGATCTTCCCCATGTCGTTGCGGGGGAGCGCGGCGAGGAGGTGCAGCACCCGGGGGCGTTTGTGCGGGGCCAGACGGCGGGCGACATGGTCGGCCAACTCCCCGAGGGCGGGCGGGGTCCGGTGGTCGGCGGGGACGATCCACGCCACGATCCGCTCGCCCAGGTCGGCGTCCGGCTCCCCGGTCACCGCCGCCTCCCGGACCCCGGGGTGTTCCAGCAGCGCGTTCTCGATCTCCCCGGCACCGATCTTGTAACCCCCGCTCTTGATCAGGTCGGTGGCCTTGCGGCCGACGATCCGGACATAGCCGTCGGCGTCGCGCACCGCCATGTCACCGGTGCGGAACCAGCCGTCGGAGGTGAAGGCGTCCGCGGTGGCGTCCGGCCGGTTCAGGTACGCGGTGAACAGGTTCGGGCCGCGCACCTGGATCTCGCCCACGGTCTCCCCGTCGTACGCGGTCACCGGCGTCCCGTCCTCCTCCACCAGGCGCAGCTCCACACCCGGCAGCGGCACTCCCACGGTGCCGGGGCGGGCCTCGCCGTCCGCGCGGACGCTGGGCCGGGGGTCCGGGGGTGTCCACCGGGACGAGCACAGCATCAGTGTCTCGGTCATGCCGTACCGCTCGACGACCCGGCGCCCGGTCGCCGCCGCGATCCGCTCGTGGTCGTGCACGGGCAGCGCCGCCGACCCCGAGACCAGCAGCCGCGCCCCGGCCAGCGCCTTGACCAGCTCCGGCTCGGTGGGCAGCGCCTCCGCGACGCGGTGGTACATCGTCGGCACCCCGAACAGCATGGTCGCGCCGCCGCTCAGTTCACGGGTCACCCCCTCGGTGCTGAACCTGCCGAGGTGACGCACCGAGCCGCCGCGGCGCAGCGGGCCCAGGACGCCCAGGACCAGCCCGTGCACGTGGAACAGCGGCAGCCCGTGCACCAGGACGTCGTCGCCGGTCCACTGCCAGGCGTCGGCGAGCGCGTCCAGGGTCGAGGCGATCGCGCGGCGGGGGATGACGGCACCCTTGGGCGGGCCGGTGGTGCCGGAGGTGTAGACGACCAGGGCCGGGTCCTCGTCCCGCCCCCGGTCCTCGGGGAGGGGACGGTCGCCCGGGGCCCGGTCGGCCGGGTCGACGTCCAGGCGGGCCAGACCGTCCAGCGGGGCGGGGAGCTTCTCGCCGGGGGCGGCGAGCACCAGGTCCGGGGTGCTGTCGGACAGGATGTGGCCGAGTTCCTTCTCGCCCGACCGGGGGTTCAGGGGCACCACGGTCACCCCGGCGAGCAGTGCCGCGGTGACCGCGACCGCCGTCTCCAGGGTCGGCGTCGCCCAGACGGCGGCCCGCCGCGCCTCCCGTACGCCGCCGACCACCGCGCCGGCCGCGGCGGCGAGTTCCGCGTACGTCAGTGAGCGCTCGCCGAACCGGAGGGCGGGCCGGCCGGCGGCCGGGGCGTCGGCCGGGGCATCGGTCAGGGCCGGGAAGAGAGAGGGCACGCGTCGTACTCCTTAACCGTTCGGCTGTGCGGCCGTCGTTCCGGTTCTCGTTCCCCGGTACCGCCGCGACCACGGTTCCTCTGTACACCATCGACCGGACCGGCGGTCGGGCGGGCACGCGCCGGGCGGGTCCTAGGAGGACGTTTCGCGGAAGGCGCGGGAGTCGTCGTCGTTCGCCGGGGGCGCTGCGGGGCGGCGGCCGTCCGGGAGGAACAGCACCGAGTTGACGTAGCGCGGGCCCCGCAGCGGGCCGTAGGGCAGGATCCGGCGGAGCAGACCGTGCGAGGCGACGTGGGAGACCCTGGCCTGGTGGGCCTCCAGCGGGAAGCGGGCCAGCGGGACCCAGGAGCCGGCGGGCAGCACCCAGCCGTCGTAGCCCAGCAGGGACAGATACGTCACCACGGGCGCGATCGGCTGGATGCGGGACTCCAACTCCACGAACAGCGCCGGGCGGTCGCGGGCCAGGACGCCGGTGGCGCCGCGCAGCACCGCCGACTCGTTGCCGTCCACGTCGATCTTGATGAAGCCGACGCCCTTCAGGCCCAGTCCGTCCAGCGTGACGCAGGTGACGTCCAGGGCGTGGCCGTGGATCTCCCGGCGGACCAGGGACGACACGCCCCGGTCGCCCCCGTCGTCCGGCGGGAGCCACAGCCGGGCGACGCCGGAGCGGTCCGAGGCGGCGGCACGGACCACGCGGACGTTCGGCGGGGAGGAGGCGGTGAGCAGCCGGGCCAGGTGGGGGACCGGTTCGACGGTCACCACGCGGCGGGCGCGCCGGGCCAGCCGGTGCGTCCAGGGGCCGTACCAGCCGCCGACGTCCACGGCGGTGTCGCAGTCCGGTGGGCACAGCTCGGCGAGCCGGGCCAGTTCGGGCTCGAAGCGGGGATAGACCGCGCGGGCCGCGGCGGCCACCACCGGGGTGGGCAGGAACGGCGCCACGCGTGCCGCGAGCGTGGTCCGCGTGGTGTGCGGACGGTCGTTCCGGCCGTTCAGGTGGGTCACGGGGTCGCCCCCGGGGCGCCGGGATGCCCGGTGTGGTCTGCGGACAGGTCGCGGTCCGGCATGTCGCCCTCGGACATACGGGCGAGCAGTCTCTCGTGCTCCTCCTCCGAGACCTGTTCGCCGGAGGACGGGAGCAACTGCGGGATGTTGTCGAGGACCGGGTAGCGGCGGCGCAGGCGCGGGTTGTAGAGCGCCTCCTCGAGGTCGCCGCCCACGGCCCCGTTCCCGGCCGCGGCGGCGGAGGTGGTGAGCAGGTGCAGCGGGCCCTTGTCGAGCGGGCAGGCCAGGATCCTCAGCAGCGGGTCGTCGGGCTTCACGGTGGCGTCAACTCCTGGGTGGGGGTGGGAGATTCGGGGGCGGTGTCGTGCTTCGGCATGACCAGCAGTACGGCGACCGCGAGCACCGTGCCCGCCACCCGCAGGGCCAGCCGCAGCGGTTCGTCGGGCAGTTCCTCGCCGAACGACAGCGTGCCGAGCACCGCCGTGTACAGGCAGGTCACGGTCGTGCACACCGGAACGATCAGCGAGGCCCGGCAGCGCTGGAGCGCCGCCTGCGACAGCACCAGGCCGAACGCGCCGGTGAACAGCAGCAGATACGGGTAGGGGGAGCGCAGCAGGTCGACCAGCGCGTCGCCGATGCCGCTGGTCGTCAGATGGCTCGACACCCCCTTGATGGCGAGTGAGCTGACCCCGTAGAGCAGGCCGACGGCGACCCCGTACTCGACGCCGGTGGGCGGCATCCGGTGCGGGTGCCGGGCGCGGCGCTCGGCGTACCGGTAGAGCCACACCCCGGCCGCCAGCGACGGCACGCACACCAGCAGGATCAGCGGATACGGCGCGTCCCGGCCGACGGTGTCGGCGCCCGCGCCGCCCTCCTTCAGCGACAGCACCACCATCAGCAGCGCGAGCAGGACGGCGCCCAGCGCGTACCGCTCCCGCACGGTGGTCCGCTCGCCGAGCAGCCGCGCCGACAGCATCACCAGGAGCACCAGGCCGGAGACGAACAGGCCCTGGGCGGCGGCGATCGGCAGGGTCCGGTACACGACGAGCTGGGCGCCGAAACCGGCGGCGAGGGACAGCGCGCCGGCGATCCACAGCGGGCTGCCGAGCACCAGCCGCAGCAGCCGCACCGGCCGGTGAACCGTTACCTCGGGCAGGGCGGCGAGCGCCCGCTTCTCCAGGACGAACCCGCCGCTGTACAGGACGTTCGACACCAGGGCGGCGGCCACTCCCCACCACATCGTCCCCGGCCCCCTTACGACCGACGGGCGTGCAGCAGCAGGATCGACGCGAGCGGTGGCCGGGCACAGGCCAGTCGGTCCAGCATCCGCAGCGGACGCGGCACCCCGTGGAACGGGGCGCCTTCGAGGCGTACGACGGTGAAACCGGACGCGGCGACGAACTCCCGCAGCGCGCGGGCGGTGTAGAGCCGCAGGTGCCCCACCACCTCCGAACCCGGCCGGCCGTGGATACCGCGCAGGCTGACCTCGGAGAACACCGGCTGCACCCCGGCCAGCAGCAGCGCCCTGTTGTACCAGGCGGCCAGATTGGGGGTGGACAGCATCAGATGGCCCCCGGGACGCAGCACCCGGTGGATCTCCTCCAGGGCCGCGTCCGGGTCGACGAGATGCTCGAGCACCTCGCTGAACAGCACCGCGTCGGCCGATCCGGAGGCGAACGGCAGTCCGCCGTCGGTGAGTTCGCCGCGCACCGCGTACGGCAGCCGGGTGCGGGCCCGGGTCAGGGCGTCCTGGGACCAGTCGACGCCGACGAGCCGGTGGCCGTGCAGGAGAGGCGCGGCGGTGGCCGCGGCGGAGCCGTCGCCGCAGCCGATGTCGAGGATCGTCCGTGCGTCCCCGGTCCCGGCCGGGCCGAGCGCCCCGGCCAGCATCCGGGCCTGGCGGAGGCTGCGGGAGGGGCCCGAGGCCACGGGGACGGCGGGGTTCTCGTAGAAGTCGCGCAGGTCGCGGTGCGGCGATGCGGTGGCCGCGGTGGACGCCGTGGGCGTGGTGGTCGCGGTGGTCGTGCCGGTCGTCACGGGGTCACCTCCGTGGAGTGCAGATGGTGCGCGAAGAGGTCGTGGAGGTGGGCGCCGTCCGCCTGCCCCAGCAGCGCCCGGGACCAGCGCACGGACAGATGGAGCCGGCCCGCGGTGGAGGCGGTGGTGAAGGTGAGGCCGCGCGGCATCCGCGACGGCGCCGAGAACCACACCGCGCGGGCGCTGCCCGCCTCCTCGCCGAAGTCCAGCGGGTACGGGATGCGGCCGACGTTGCTGAGCAGCGTGGTCGACAGCAGGGGCGCCGCCGCCCTGCGCAGGGCGCGGGCGAGGACCCGGCGGGCGGCGACCGGAGCCCAGGGCGCGGTCAGCAGGTCGGCCCCGTGGCCCAGTTGGGGACGGGAGAGGGACTTCAGGGCGCGGGTGCGCAGAGCGGTGCGGTGCAGCAGACCGGGCAGGTCGGAGGTGTCCAGCTCGGCGAGGGCGAAGGGGACCTCGACCAGCCGGGTGCCGTTGCCGATGGGCATCGTGGCGTCCCTGGGACGGTCGTCCACCGGCATGGTGATGCGCAACGGACGCGGGCGGGCGCCGCGTCCGCGGTTCCAGTGGGCGAGGGTCAGGGCGGTGGCGACCATGAGCTGGTCGTTGACGGTGTACGGGGCTCCCTTGGGACGGTGCGGCAGCGGGAGTTCGGAGACGATCAGCCCGTTGCCGGTGCGGTGGCCCGGGTCCGGGGTGCCGGGAGCCACCCGGGCGGGCGGCGACCAGGAGGAGGGCGCGTCCGGCGCGTCGGCCCGCGCGGGCTCGGGCCGCCGTACGGGCGGTGCGGCGGCGGAGTTGTCCCTGCCGCCGTAGATCTCGGCGGCGGTGGCCAGGACGCGCAGGCAGGCGGGGCCGTCGAGCGCGGTGTGGTTGACGGTGAGGAGCAGCGCGGCGCCCGCCCCGCCGGACTCGGTGGTCCCCGGGGCGTTCACCACCTCCAGCCGGACCGGCGGGGACGCGGTGAGCGGGGGCGCCTGGGTCAGGGTGCGGGTGCGGGCGTCGTGCAGGGCACCCGGACCCGGCGGCGCGAAGCTCACCACCTCCACGTCGGGCTCGTCGGTCAGCTCCCATTCGTAGCGGCGCCGGTACCAGGGGCCCGGGGCCTCGCGCATGAGGATGCGCGGGTGCCGGCGCAGGGCCTCCAGGAACGCCTTGCGCAGGCGGCCGGGCTCCAGTTCCCCGGGGAGGTGCACCTCGATGTGCACCGTCTCCGGTTCCTCGTCCTGGACGCAGTGCCGGGACACCTCGTCCACCACGGGGAACGGGATACGCAAGGGTGCGGTCATCCGGCCGATCCCCTTTCCGCCGGCCCGCCGCCCGCCGAGCCGTCCGCCGCCTGCGTGCGGGGAAGCCGCTGGGTGGGCTCCTCGGGGCCGGGCGGTGACGAGTGCACCGGAACGCGAGGCGGCACGGCCGTGTCGTGCCCCGCAGGGGTGTGCCCCGGACCGTCGGCGGCGCCGGGTCCGTACTCGGCCGTCCTGGTTCCGTCCGGCCGGCCGGCTTCCCAGCCGTCCTCCCGGACCGCGCGCCCGGAATCCGGTCCGCCGAGGCTCACCAGCGCCGCGAACAGGCCGGTCAGTGCCATCAGTTGGGCCAGGTGTCCGTAAGCGCCCGTGCCCGCTCCGGCCGGCTCCCCGGCTCCGAAGGCCGCCACGATCCCCGCTCCCGCGAGGGCGGCCAGCGCCACCGGTACCAGCAGGGCGGCCCTGCGCCACGCGAGCAGCGCCAGCGCCGGGACCAGCAGCGCCCACCAGCCCGCGATCACCACGCCGGCCAGTGTCAGCGCCACCGCGCCCAGCCACGGTCCGGGCGCCGGCGGTGCGGACTGCGGCGGGTCGGTGCTCTCGGTGCTCTCGGGGTTCGCGGGGTTCTCGGCCCTGCGGCGCCACAGCGCCAGCCCGATCAGCACCGCGATCCCGACGCCGCCGCCGATCAGCGCGGCGTCGTACAGCGTGGCGGGGCCGTAGGACAGCTTCACGGTGCCGCTCTCGCCCGCCGGGATCAGCCATCCCTGCTGCCAGCCGTCCAGCCGCACCGGTGTCAGTTCCTCGCCGTTCAGGGTGGCCGTCCAGCCCTTGTTGTGGTTCTCGTACATCGTGAGGTACGAGGCGGCACCCGAGCCGACCGACAGCTCGCGCCGGTCGCCCAGCCAGTCCTCGACGGTCAGCTCGCGCCCGGCCGCCGAGGCGTCCGGCACGGTGCCGCGGGTCAGGGTCAGGGCGGTGACGGTCAGCGGGCCCGCGTCACCGGCCTCGACCCG contains these protein-coding regions:
- a CDS encoding DMT family transporter; translated protein: MAAALVSNVLYSGGFVLEKRALAALPEVTVHRPVRLLRLVLGSPLWIAGALSLAAGFGAQLVVYRTLPIAAAQGLFVSGLVLLVMLSARLLGERTTVRERYALGAVLLALLMVVLSLKEGGAGADTVGRDAPYPLILLVCVPSLAAGVWLYRYAERRARHPHRMPPTGVEYGVAVGLLYGVSSLAIKGVSSHLTTSGIGDALVDLLRSPYPYLLLFTGAFGLVLSQAALQRCRASLIVPVCTTVTCLYTAVLGTLSFGEELPDEPLRLALRVAGTVLAVAVLLVMPKHDTAPESPTPTQELTPP
- a CDS encoding class I SAM-dependent methyltransferase yields the protein MRDFYENPAVPVASGPSRSLRQARMLAGALGPAGTGDARTILDIGCGDGSAAATAAPLLHGHRLVGVDWSQDALTRARTRLPYAVRGELTDGGLPFASGSADAVLFSEVLEHLVDPDAALEEIHRVLRPGGHLMLSTPNLAAWYNRALLLAGVQPVFSEVSLRGIHGRPGSEVVGHLRLYTARALREFVAASGFTVVRLEGAPFHGVPRPLRMLDRLACARPPLASILLLHARRS
- a CDS encoding condensation protein, whose protein sequence is MTAPLRIPFPVVDEVSRHCVQDEEPETVHIEVHLPGELEPGRLRKAFLEALRRHPRILMREAPGPWYRRRYEWELTDEPDVEVVSFAPPGPGALHDARTRTLTQAPPLTASPPVRLEVVNAPGTTESGGAGAALLLTVNHTALDGPACLRVLATAAEIYGGRDNSAAAPPVRRPEPARADAPDAPSSWSPPARVAPGTPDPGHRTGNGLIVSELPLPHRPKGAPYTVNDQLMVATALTLAHWNRGRGARPRPLRITMPVDDRPRDATMPIGNGTRLVEVPFALAELDTSDLPGLLHRTALRTRALKSLSRPQLGHGADLLTAPWAPVAARRVLARALRRAAAPLLSTTLLSNVGRIPYPLDFGEEAGSARAVWFSAPSRMPRGLTFTTASTAGRLHLSVRWSRALLGQADGAHLHDLFAHHLHSTEVTP